Proteins found in one Paenibacillus dendritiformis genomic segment:
- a CDS encoding ABC transporter permease translates to MLKLMRLEWKKSNVSSYLKGLAICIVAIFAAVALMARGSHGESNPMFPDYAAFMSLTNILIRIVYIIFSSVILSRLVIDEYKSNMIQVLYTYPLQRKKIIQAKLSIVFGFCFFSIIITTVIINLFTFFLNPMIGLFEGSVRIDEMVATVPATLLNAFMIAGISLIPLSFGMRKKSAASTITSAVVIGFVINATVSDGGSSTSLFQFIGIPIALCLLGLLIGYLSFYKVDKIDVA, encoded by the coding sequence ATGCTTAAACTGATGAGACTAGAGTGGAAAAAAAGTAACGTATCCAGTTATTTGAAAGGATTAGCCATTTGTATTGTGGCCATTTTCGCTGCCGTTGCGCTGATGGCGCGGGGCTCTCACGGTGAAAGTAACCCCATGTTTCCGGATTATGCGGCATTCATGTCTTTAACGAATATTTTGATTCGAATCGTATATATCATTTTCTCAAGCGTGATCTTGTCACGCTTAGTTATTGATGAATACAAGAGTAACATGATTCAAGTGTTGTATACCTATCCGCTGCAACGGAAAAAAATCATTCAAGCCAAGCTATCCATTGTGTTTGGATTCTGTTTTTTTAGCATCATCATAACTACGGTGATCATAAATCTATTCACGTTCTTCTTGAATCCGATGATTGGTTTATTTGAAGGATCCGTTCGTATCGATGAAATGGTGGCTACCGTTCCGGCAACATTGTTGAACGCCTTTATGATTGCGGGAATCAGCCTGATTCCTTTATCTTTTGGCATGAGAAAAAAATCGGCTGCTTCCACCATTACCTCGGCAGTCGTCATTGGATTTGTGATTAACGCCACAGTGTCTGATGGGGGAAGCTCGACTAGCTTATTCCAATTCATTGGAATCCCGATTGCGCTCTGTCTGCTTGGCCTTCTCATTGGCTATCTTTCTTTTTATAAAG